In the genome of Tachysurus vachellii isolate PV-2020 chromosome 9, HZAU_Pvac_v1, whole genome shotgun sequence, one region contains:
- the LOC132851637 gene encoding uncharacterized protein C14orf132 codes for MDSPLNGNTSLQTSVFNLNENEGKFSSDTLWLWVAIIATVCNIVVVAVVCVCAF; via the exons ATGGATTCCCCGTTGAATGGCAATACGTCTCTCCAGACGTCTGTCTTTAACTTAAAC GAGAATGAGGGCAAGTTCTCCAGCGACACCCTCTGGCTGTGGGTGGCCATCATTGCAACTGTCTGCAATATTGTGGTCGTggcagtggtgtgtgtctgtgcctttTAG